A single Lysinibacter sp. HNR DNA region contains:
- a CDS encoding class I adenylate-forming enzyme family protein, whose protein sequence is MEESGGVGSRVAEHGEGLVIVPVLDRADSLLKRIREMRHGGHVPLVIDGRWSRAQREQVAAVAAATTVPEGIAWATLTSGSSGFCKIVLRSESSWLDSFATITRYFGAQPSDAILLPSPASSSLTLFSIAHSFHGGPLPILAPPYGGRKTVDLDRVTCFHGTPETFRSLLERGIPPHLRVALIGGSPLDANLRKHAEEAGIRVIAYYGAAELSFVAVDEGDGLHPFPGVELRVRGGELWVRSPFVASGYATGATADASPQVAAVTDSAHPLGQGSLRREVDWVTVGDRAELVSGRLRLLGRVDNAILSASATIVPHEVEAALRTISGVRDAIVFGVPRGRVGFLVAALIEPTDLAPSPVYLRQAARHILAPMYRPRLWYVGMLPRTVSGKPARAEAVRSVLAGEVKPLVRAT, encoded by the coding sequence ATGGAGGAATCCGGCGGGGTCGGTTCCCGCGTCGCAGAGCACGGTGAGGGTCTCGTGATCGTTCCCGTTTTGGATCGTGCGGACTCGCTCCTCAAACGCATCCGCGAGATGCGGCATGGCGGCCACGTCCCGCTGGTCATTGACGGAAGGTGGTCCCGCGCTCAGCGGGAGCAGGTTGCCGCGGTTGCTGCTGCGACAACCGTTCCCGAGGGAATCGCCTGGGCCACTCTCACCTCGGGGAGCAGTGGCTTCTGCAAGATCGTGCTACGCAGTGAATCATCATGGCTCGACTCGTTTGCGACCATCACCCGGTACTTTGGGGCGCAACCCTCCGATGCGATTCTACTGCCCTCTCCCGCCTCATCCTCACTCACGCTTTTTTCCATCGCACACTCGTTTCACGGGGGCCCACTCCCGATCCTGGCCCCTCCCTACGGGGGTCGCAAAACCGTGGATCTCGATCGAGTGACCTGCTTTCACGGCACCCCGGAAACGTTTCGTTCCCTGCTGGAGCGTGGGATCCCTCCGCATCTGCGTGTCGCGCTTATCGGTGGTTCACCACTTGATGCCAACCTACGAAAGCATGCTGAGGAGGCCGGTATCCGGGTCATCGCCTACTACGGTGCCGCCGAACTGTCGTTTGTTGCGGTTGACGAGGGGGATGGGCTACATCCGTTTCCGGGGGTTGAGTTGCGCGTGCGCGGTGGTGAGCTGTGGGTGCGGTCGCCGTTTGTAGCGTCCGGGTACGCCACCGGTGCCACGGCTGATGCCTCCCCTCAGGTTGCTGCCGTCACCGATTCCGCTCATCCCCTTGGCCAGGGATCACTGCGTCGTGAGGTCGATTGGGTAACGGTGGGAGACCGAGCTGAACTTGTCTCGGGGCGCCTGAGGCTGCTGGGCCGTGTCGACAACGCGATCCTCAGTGCCTCCGCCACCATTGTGCCGCACGAGGTGGAGGCCGCACTGCGAACCATTTCCGGGGTTCGTGACGCGATTGTGTTTGGAGTCCCGCGGGGTCGCGTTGGCTTTCTGGTAGCTGCTCTCATCGAGCCGACGGATTTGGCGCCCTCGCCTGTATATTTGCGCCAGGCCGCTCGCCATATCCTGGCCCCTATGTACCGACCTCGGCTCTGGTATGTTGGAATGCTTCCCCGTACGGTGTCGGGAAAACCGGCACGGGCCGAAGCCGTGAGGAGCGTTCTTGCGGGGGAGGTGAAGCCCCTTGTCCGTGCAACCTGA
- a CDS encoding ATP-binding cassette domain-containing protein: MIQLQNVTLTFPDGENRITAVDRVTLRGENGTLTGITGPSGSGKSSILAVAATLIRPDSGGVLIGHGANIIDAAQLSKKDATQLRRECIGIVFQQSNLLPALTAREQLQVMARLGNTTRTRQAELDGRVAELLDAVGLTAHANKRPHQLSGGQRQRVAIARGLIHRPEVLLVDEPTSALDQERGAEIMQLIARLTHERDIATLLVTHDLVHRDSIDTLVTVVDGRLSDSSLTQIQS, translated from the coding sequence ATGATACAGCTACAGAATGTCACCCTCACCTTCCCCGATGGGGAGAACCGTATCACCGCCGTCGATCGGGTGACCCTCCGCGGCGAAAACGGTACCCTCACCGGCATTACTGGCCCATCCGGGTCGGGCAAATCCAGCATTCTCGCGGTCGCTGCGACCCTGATCCGCCCAGACTCCGGTGGTGTGCTCATTGGTCACGGAGCTAACATCATTGATGCGGCACAGCTCTCGAAAAAAGACGCCACTCAACTGCGTCGTGAGTGCATCGGTATCGTCTTTCAGCAGTCGAACCTGCTCCCCGCTCTCACCGCCCGCGAGCAGTTGCAGGTCATGGCTAGGTTGGGTAACACCACCCGTACCCGGCAGGCGGAACTCGACGGTCGGGTTGCAGAGCTGTTGGACGCGGTTGGCCTCACCGCACACGCTAATAAACGCCCACATCAGCTCTCCGGTGGACAGCGTCAACGAGTTGCGATTGCACGTGGGCTCATTCACAGGCCCGAAGTGCTACTGGTGGACGAACCAACCAGCGCACTCGACCAAGAACGCGGCGCAGAGATCATGCAGCTCATTGCCCGTCTGACCCACGAGCGAGATATAGCCACACTGCTTGTTACTCATGATCTTGTTCACCGCGACAGTATCGACACGCTTGTTACCGTTGTTGATGGCCGTCTCTCGGATTCATCGCTGACCCAAATCCAGAGCTGA
- a CDS encoding DUF2798 domain-containing protein: MFNRAAWVHATLFSLLITFPIAFVLTAVNLGFGDTFMFFFIRSSIVAFIVSVPLSVILGPLVSRMTRQMLPVPTPAAEKVRD, from the coding sequence ATGTTTAACCGCGCTGCGTGGGTACACGCCACCCTTTTCTCACTTCTCATTACCTTCCCGATAGCTTTTGTTCTTACCGCGGTTAATCTGGGTTTTGGTGATACCTTTATGTTCTTCTTTATCCGCAGCTCGATTGTTGCTTTTATCGTTTCGGTTCCCCTCTCCGTTATTCTTGGGCCCCTGGTGAGCCGCATGACCAGACAGATGCTTCCGGTACCTACCCCCGCTGCGGAGAAGGTGCGCGACTAG
- a CDS encoding TetR/AcrR family transcriptional regulator C-terminal domain-containing protein — MENGRRHTRDDVARAALRVLDNYGLPDLTMRRLASDLSVQPSALYWHFPNKQTLLAELADRIVSRVNTIPPDPTLGWAASVRLEALSLRNALLAYRDGAEVVASTLALGLGSSLALDRLTAAITAGNFDRNTARRAATTLLHFALGHVSHEQQQMHYDSLGVLIGNPRTLDSENGDPSTDFEFGVNLLIDGLRLRESASRAPSPQRG; from the coding sequence ATGGAAAATGGACGCCGCCACACCCGCGATGACGTAGCCCGCGCCGCCCTGCGAGTACTCGACAACTACGGTCTACCCGACCTCACAATGCGCAGGCTCGCGTCCGACCTGAGCGTACAGCCGAGCGCTCTCTACTGGCACTTTCCTAATAAGCAAACCCTCCTGGCTGAGCTCGCCGACCGCATAGTCTCCCGAGTAAACACAATCCCACCCGACCCCACGCTCGGGTGGGCCGCCAGCGTTCGCCTCGAAGCACTATCCCTTCGCAACGCTCTACTCGCATATCGCGACGGTGCCGAAGTGGTAGCCAGCACACTCGCGCTCGGCCTCGGTTCATCCCTGGCTCTCGATCGCCTCACAGCGGCGATCACCGCGGGTAACTTCGATAGGAACACCGCCCGACGCGCCGCAACAACCCTGCTCCACTTTGCGCTCGGACACGTCTCACACGAGCAACAGCAGATGCACTACGACAGCCTCGGAGTTCTTATAGGAAACCCCCGCACTCTAGATTCAGAGAACGGGGACCCCTCCACCGATTTTGAATTTGGTGTTAACCTCCTGATCGATGGCCTCAGGTTAAGAGAGTCGGCTAGTCGCGCACCTTCTCCGCAGCGGGGGTAG
- a CDS encoding 3-beta hydroxysteroid dehydrogenase: MHLAFQHNFSDFDAAIAADAAAITAIGDALAGSDRPFVTAGVTPAVPGRAATEDDLSAFGPTAAREANATLALSLAERDIRTSVVRLPRSVHGLGDKGFVPQMAAVSQRQGVSGFIDDGAQRWPAVHVRDAASLFRLALEEGVAGRRYHAVDDEGVTLREMAEAIGRQYGLPVAAVGPEPYGFPGVLMGVDQPASSVQTRAELGWEPTYPSLLEDIETDGYFRSH, from the coding sequence GTGCATCTGGCATTCCAACACAACTTCAGCGACTTTGACGCCGCGATAGCCGCAGACGCCGCGGCGATCACCGCGATTGGAGACGCCCTGGCCGGGTCAGACCGACCCTTTGTGACCGCCGGTGTAACACCAGCCGTGCCGGGACGTGCCGCAACGGAGGACGACCTTAGCGCGTTTGGCCCTACCGCCGCGCGCGAGGCTAACGCAACACTTGCGCTCTCGCTGGCAGAGAGGGACATCCGAACCTCGGTTGTTCGCCTGCCCCGCAGTGTACACGGGTTGGGGGACAAGGGCTTTGTTCCTCAGATGGCCGCTGTCTCGCAGCGCCAGGGAGTGTCGGGATTTATCGACGATGGTGCGCAGCGCTGGCCTGCTGTCCACGTGAGAGATGCAGCCTCCCTCTTCCGTCTGGCCCTTGAGGAGGGGGTCGCCGGTCGCCGTTACCACGCGGTCGACGATGAGGGTGTGACCCTGCGCGAGATGGCCGAGGCCATAGGCCGACAATACGGCTTGCCCGTAGCGGCTGTCGGGCCGGAACCCTACGGTTTTCCGGGGGTACTGATGGGTGTGGATCAGCCCGCAAGCTCAGTGCAAACACGGGCGGAACTCGGATGGGAACCAACATACCCTTCCCTGTTGGAAGATATTGAGACCGATGGATACTTCCGATCCCACTGA
- a CDS encoding TetR/AcrR family transcriptional regulator: MGRWKDDPQGRLGAAAFTLFTTQGFQETTAAQIAASAGLHERSFFRHFKDKRDVVFLGWDGVVAKVLDAMVTTPSDVTALDTVVSAMKDHCRRIDATPDLARTRFHLIMENPVLDDYNTVKHLGLATEMAEILAKRGENLASAELLCQAVVLTFRQTVRAWTKNEEPGPLAELLEHRFTALRQLMVFSEPCPDQAGHVLRSHI; encoded by the coding sequence ATGGGACGATGGAAGGATGATCCACAGGGCCGACTAGGCGCGGCAGCCTTCACCCTCTTCACTACTCAGGGCTTTCAAGAGACAACCGCGGCTCAGATCGCAGCCTCCGCGGGCCTGCACGAGCGGTCATTCTTTCGCCATTTCAAAGACAAACGCGACGTGGTGTTTCTGGGATGGGACGGGGTCGTGGCCAAGGTGCTTGATGCCATGGTCACGACCCCGAGCGACGTCACCGCACTGGATACCGTGGTCTCGGCGATGAAAGACCACTGCCGCCGCATCGACGCCACGCCCGATCTCGCACGAACACGCTTCCACCTGATTATGGAAAATCCAGTGCTGGATGATTACAACACGGTCAAGCACCTCGGACTTGCAACCGAAATGGCGGAAATCCTTGCCAAGCGCGGCGAAAATCTGGCCTCTGCTGAACTGCTGTGCCAGGCCGTTGTCCTCACCTTCCGCCAAACGGTTCGTGCCTGGACCAAAAACGAGGAACCCGGACCACTGGCAGAACTCCTGGAGCACCGGTTTACTGCCCTACGTCAACTCATGGTCTTTTCCGAACCGTGTCCCGATCAAGCGGGTCACGTTCTCCGCTCACATATCTGA
- a CDS encoding dihydrofolate reductase family protein produces the protein MGVIHIDLFTTLDGVAQAPGGPGEDTDNGFAFGGWQAPLIDEVVGQQVIAGMDGMDALLLGRRTYDIFAAYWPHEQGGIADLFNRLPKYVASRQQRDLNWAHSTVLGPDIAASVRELRDRHANIHVIGSLDFVQTLLAEQLFDRLTLWVHPILLGGGKKVFGSGTVPTSLRLLESAETSPAGVVRQRYAPVPGVPGVGDMSDM, from the coding sequence ATGGGAGTCATCCACATTGATCTGTTTACCACGCTTGACGGTGTTGCGCAGGCCCCCGGCGGCCCGGGTGAAGACACCGACAACGGGTTTGCGTTTGGGGGTTGGCAGGCTCCCCTTATTGACGAGGTTGTTGGGCAGCAGGTTATTGCCGGGATGGACGGTATGGACGCCCTGCTGCTCGGGCGCCGAACCTACGATATTTTTGCCGCATACTGGCCGCACGAGCAGGGAGGTATTGCCGATCTCTTCAATCGCCTCCCCAAATACGTTGCCTCGCGGCAGCAGCGTGACCTCAACTGGGCCCATTCCACGGTGCTTGGCCCCGACATCGCTGCATCCGTTCGTGAATTGCGCGACCGTCACGCGAATATCCATGTCATCGGCAGTCTCGATTTTGTGCAAACCCTGCTGGCGGAGCAGCTTTTTGACCGGCTCACTCTCTGGGTACACCCGATCCTCCTGGGAGGAGGGAAAAAGGTTTTTGGCAGCGGGACAGTCCCCACCAGCCTCAGGCTTCTTGAATCCGCTGAGACCTCGCCCGCAGGGGTGGTAAGGCAGCGCTACGCTCCTGTTCCGGGTGTTCCCGGTGTGGGTGATATGTCAGATATGTGA
- a CDS encoding thiolase family protein, whose amino-acid sequence MSVQPDPVIIAARRTPISTRGRALAGLRAHELAAPVLRAVLDDAAQVGADDSRVADVLLGNCTGPGGNLARVSALAAHLGAQVPGATIDRQCGSGLAAVLDAVTAIRSGDQGLRLAGGVESPSTAPTRLANGEAYTRAPFAPEGFPDPEMTRAAEDLAVVDGISRARQDTHAARSHVRAREALRENRFAAEMVPLAGLNHDDTIGRAEPLLPRLPPLFPGGTLTAGTSTRTSDGAAVVAVAPSGIAPGLAVRCATVVGCDPALPGIGAAPAVSSVLRSAGVDTTEIAAYEIVEAFASQSLAVLDRLGLAEDDPRVCADGGALALGHPWGASGAVVVVRLFSRLVRSGAPSGTLGIAAASIGGGMGIAALVEVVR is encoded by the coding sequence TTGTCCGTGCAACCTGACCCGGTGATTATCGCGGCTAGGCGAACCCCCATCTCTACTCGCGGTAGGGCACTTGCGGGACTCCGAGCCCACGAGCTTGCTGCGCCTGTGCTGCGCGCAGTGCTCGATGACGCTGCGCAAGTAGGAGCTGACGATTCCCGGGTGGCCGATGTTTTGCTGGGAAACTGCACGGGGCCGGGTGGTAACCTCGCCCGAGTGTCGGCCCTGGCCGCGCACCTCGGGGCTCAGGTTCCGGGCGCGACAATCGATCGGCAGTGCGGAAGCGGCTTAGCCGCGGTGCTCGATGCGGTCACCGCGATCCGCTCCGGCGATCAGGGGCTGCGCCTGGCCGGTGGTGTAGAGAGCCCGTCAACGGCCCCAACTCGTCTAGCGAATGGTGAGGCCTATACGCGGGCACCGTTTGCCCCCGAGGGGTTTCCCGATCCCGAGATGACGCGTGCCGCAGAGGATCTGGCCGTTGTTGACGGTATCTCACGTGCTCGACAGGACACACACGCCGCCCGTAGCCATGTCCGGGCCCGTGAGGCACTGAGGGAGAACCGGTTTGCAGCGGAGATGGTTCCCCTCGCCGGGCTGAACCACGATGACACAATCGGACGCGCCGAGCCACTGCTTCCCAGGCTACCTCCGCTCTTTCCCGGCGGGACTCTCACCGCGGGAACCTCCACACGAACCAGCGATGGTGCCGCGGTGGTTGCGGTGGCACCGTCGGGCATCGCTCCGGGATTAGCGGTGCGATGTGCTACCGTGGTGGGCTGCGACCCCGCACTGCCCGGCATTGGCGCGGCACCCGCGGTGAGCTCCGTGCTGCGATCGGCCGGTGTGGACACTACCGAGATCGCCGCCTATGAAATCGTCGAGGCGTTTGCCTCTCAGAGCTTGGCCGTGCTCGATCGACTCGGTCTTGCGGAGGACGACCCACGCGTCTGCGCCGACGGTGGTGCACTCGCGCTGGGGCATCCGTGGGGAGCCAGCGGAGCCGTTGTGGTGGTTCGACTGTTTAGCCGCCTGGTGCGGTCTGGGGCACCCTCAGGAACACTCGGAATAGCCGCCGCATCAATTGGCGGAGGAATGGGTATAGCAGCCCTTGTAGAGGTTGTCCGATGA
- a CDS encoding ABC transporter ATP-binding protein: protein MSTIGLRRVSVSLGETNVLREISLDLDARTIAIVGENGSGKSTFARLIGGLIKPNGGDIRILGFDPQRQADELRRRIALVFSNPDAQIVMPTVAEDVAFSLRTERLETDETDRRVSEALKHFELSALAERPSHDLSGGQKQLLALCGAFVRRPQLVIADEPTAYLDARNSRRVSDHLFAPAGHRLILVTHDLSLAQRCERAVLFARGHVAAVGEPADVIARYEESLIC from the coding sequence ATGAGTACAATCGGTTTGAGGCGGGTATCCGTGTCTCTGGGAGAGACCAACGTTCTTCGTGAGATAAGCCTTGATCTGGACGCTCGAACGATTGCGATTGTGGGGGAGAACGGTTCCGGAAAATCAACGTTCGCGCGTCTCATCGGTGGCCTGATCAAGCCAAACGGGGGAGATATCCGTATTCTCGGGTTTGACCCGCAGCGGCAAGCTGACGAGCTGCGACGCCGGATAGCTCTCGTGTTCAGTAATCCCGATGCGCAGATCGTCATGCCCACAGTGGCGGAAGACGTCGCGTTCTCACTGCGTACGGAGCGTTTAGAAACCGACGAAACCGACCGGCGAGTCAGCGAGGCACTGAAACATTTTGAGCTTTCCGCGCTCGCTGAGCGGCCCTCTCACGATCTCTCCGGCGGACAGAAACAGCTACTCGCGCTTTGCGGTGCTTTTGTTCGCCGTCCGCAACTGGTTATTGCCGATGAGCCAACCGCCTACCTCGACGCGCGTAATTCTCGTCGCGTGTCCGACCATCTCTTTGCCCCTGCAGGACACCGCTTGATCCTGGTGACCCACGACCTTAGCCTTGCTCAGCGGTGTGAGCGGGCGGTGCTTTTTGCCCGCGGTCACGTTGCTGCCGTAGGGGAACCCGCCGACGTCATTGCCCGATACGAAGAGAGCCTGATATGTTGA
- a CDS encoding MerR family DNA-binding transcriptional regulator yields the protein MTLPPGTGFMVLVGGKMRIGELAQRAGVSVKAVRYYEQLGLIEPSREANGYRSFSQDHLRAVVEIRRLNTVGISPLRAAPFIECLDNGHQHGDECVSSLAVYRDAIAELNRIIDALSERRTVLQERLHLGANKTFKKEDSVTDPVPLPQGLPIPEDDGAADHLPGTRMPELTLATSDGGSVDLSRLGPGRTVIYLYPLTGRPGVDLPEGWDAIPGARGCSTEACDFRDHFEVLREAGISRVFGFSSQEPSYQAELVSRLRLPFTMISDGAFALAEQLRLPTFAAPDHDRLYARLTLIVSRGMIEHVFYPIFPPNTHAQQVLTWLEANPR from the coding sequence TTGACCCTGCCCCCAGGGACAGGGTTTATGGTTCTTGTGGGAGGTAAAATGCGCATCGGAGAACTCGCCCAACGGGCCGGAGTGTCGGTAAAGGCTGTTCGCTACTACGAACAACTGGGATTAATCGAGCCGTCCCGAGAGGCCAACGGCTACCGGAGTTTTAGCCAAGATCATCTTCGTGCCGTGGTGGAGATCCGTAGATTGAATACGGTTGGCATCTCGCCGCTGCGTGCGGCACCCTTCATCGAGTGTCTGGATAACGGACACCAACACGGCGACGAGTGTGTGAGCTCACTGGCGGTTTACCGAGACGCAATTGCCGAGCTTAACCGCATCATTGATGCTCTGAGCGAGCGTCGTACCGTGCTACAAGAACGGCTCCACCTGGGAGCGAATAAAACTTTTAAAAAGGAGGATTCCGTGACCGATCCCGTGCCCCTTCCACAGGGCCTACCGATTCCAGAGGACGACGGGGCTGCCGATCATCTGCCGGGCACGAGGATGCCCGAGCTGACGCTCGCGACGAGTGACGGCGGTTCCGTAGACCTGTCGCGTCTTGGGCCGGGACGAACCGTGATCTACCTGTACCCGCTCACGGGACGTCCCGGGGTTGACCTGCCGGAGGGGTGGGACGCTATCCCCGGTGCGCGGGGTTGTTCAACCGAAGCCTGCGATTTCCGCGATCACTTCGAGGTGCTGCGGGAGGCCGGGATCAGCAGAGTATTCGGGTTTTCCAGTCAGGAACCCTCCTACCAGGCTGAGCTTGTGTCTCGACTGCGATTACCCTTCACCATGATCTCTGACGGTGCCTTCGCCCTGGCAGAGCAACTGCGGCTACCCACGTTTGCGGCTCCCGACCATGACCGCCTCTACGCGCGCCTCACGCTTATCGTCTCACGCGGCATGATAGAGCACGTTTTTTACCCGATCTTTCCGCCCAATACTCACGCACAGCAGGTGCTTACCTGGCTCGAGGCCAACCCCCGATAA
- a CDS encoding NAD(P)H-binding protein — protein sequence MKILVTGATGWVGRAVVPELIDHGHEVTALVRSVSSAEAAERLGATTRTGSLDDLHGLQAAVAQAEGLCIWHSNTTSATLTPR from the coding sequence ATGAAGATCCTTGTTACTGGAGCCACAGGGTGGGTGGGCCGTGCCGTTGTCCCCGAACTTATTGATCACGGGCACGAGGTCACCGCGCTGGTGCGTTCGGTGTCCTCTGCCGAGGCTGCTGAAAGACTGGGGGCAACTACCAGAACCGGTAGTCTCGACGACCTTCACGGTCTGCAGGCCGCTGTCGCGCAAGCCGAGGGGTTGTGCATCTGGCATTCCAACACAACTTCAGCGACTTTGACGCCGCGATAG
- a CDS encoding energy-coupling factor transporter transmembrane protein EcfT encodes MLTLYRPGDGWLHRMPAGPKLVFLLLAVLGVSALPVSWGATLAASLAGIVAYAVAGLRDGFLGMCELVRQVWTVRWIILATLISQLVFLGPEPAIANTARVTVAIVLAGLLVLTTRVSTLLNTVERGLIPLRVLRIDPQRAALLLTVALGCIPVLVGLAGEVRDAQRARGARGGLRVFVVPYVVLVLKHADELGDALAARGLR; translated from the coding sequence ATGTTGACCCTCTACCGTCCCGGCGATGGCTGGTTGCACCGAATGCCTGCCGGACCCAAGCTTGTGTTCCTTCTCCTAGCGGTGCTCGGGGTCTCTGCGCTGCCCGTTTCCTGGGGTGCCACCCTCGCCGCGAGCCTGGCGGGTATCGTGGCATACGCGGTGGCGGGCCTCCGCGACGGATTTCTTGGCATGTGTGAACTGGTGCGCCAGGTGTGGACGGTGCGCTGGATAATCCTGGCCACCCTCATCAGCCAGCTCGTTTTTCTCGGGCCGGAACCTGCCATTGCCAATACGGCGAGGGTGACCGTGGCGATTGTATTGGCCGGATTGCTTGTGCTCACCACCCGGGTGAGCACCCTGCTGAACACCGTAGAGCGTGGATTGATCCCGCTCCGGGTGTTGCGCATAGACCCGCAGCGTGCCGCCCTGCTGCTCACGGTTGCCCTGGGGTGTATCCCGGTGCTTGTAGGTTTAGCGGGCGAGGTGCGCGACGCTCAACGCGCTCGCGGTGCCCGGGGTGGCCTCCGTGTTTTTGTTGTTCCCTATGTGGTTCTTGTGCTGAAGCATGCCGATGAACTGGGTGATGCCCTCGCCGCTCGAGGGCTGCGCTAG
- a CDS encoding ABC transporter permease, whose product MFVAWRELRFARGRFLLIGTVIALITLLVGFLSGLTGGLAAQNISAVLQLPGDRLVLQQPENSTPSFATSSLSQDTVQTWKKAGGVEAVTPVGIAQSRASITGSNEPTGVALFGLPAQAAQEAANPLSDLVPSSDTEVGLSKGAANLLDAKIGDSVTITGNNYTVTSIGEDLWYSHTPVLGLTQNAWSEASKRIGGTGEPTVLAVTGTPNWNVVAHQTGTISETPLSSLGALEAFRSEIGSLGLMIAMLFGISALVVGAFFTVWTMQRAGDIAVLKALGATTGSLVRDALGQALIVLAAGISVGLLAVIGFGTLAGQVLPFVINPLTTLAPAIVLAIMGIAGAVFALRSVTKADPLTALGSNR is encoded by the coding sequence ATGTTTGTTGCGTGGAGAGAGCTGCGATTCGCCCGTGGCCGGTTCCTGCTCATCGGGACGGTCATCGCCCTCATAACTCTGCTTGTCGGTTTCCTCTCCGGCCTCACCGGAGGCCTCGCCGCCCAAAATATCTCGGCGGTGTTACAGCTGCCCGGTGACCGTCTTGTGCTGCAGCAACCCGAGAACAGTACTCCCAGCTTTGCAACCTCGTCCCTCAGTCAAGACACTGTTCAGACCTGGAAAAAAGCTGGCGGTGTGGAGGCTGTAACCCCGGTCGGTATTGCCCAGTCACGTGCCTCAATCACGGGCTCCAACGAACCCACCGGAGTTGCCCTCTTTGGACTTCCAGCACAAGCCGCGCAGGAGGCTGCAAACCCTCTGTCCGACCTTGTCCCATCGTCCGATACCGAGGTTGGGCTCTCCAAGGGTGCCGCTAATCTCCTGGATGCAAAGATCGGTGACAGCGTCACAATCACCGGAAATAACTACACCGTTACCTCTATCGGTGAAGATCTCTGGTACAGCCATACCCCGGTTCTTGGACTCACCCAGAACGCGTGGAGCGAGGCGAGTAAACGCATCGGCGGCACCGGTGAACCCACCGTACTTGCGGTCACGGGAACCCCGAACTGGAATGTCGTAGCGCACCAAACCGGCACAATCTCCGAGACTCCTCTTTCGAGCCTCGGAGCACTCGAAGCCTTTAGATCCGAGATCGGCTCGTTGGGATTGATGATCGCGATGCTGTTTGGTATCTCGGCACTTGTTGTCGGCGCGTTCTTCACCGTCTGGACTATGCAGCGCGCCGGAGACATCGCCGTTCTCAAAGCCCTCGGGGCCACCACGGGTTCGCTCGTGCGCGACGCCCTCGGCCAGGCACTCATCGTGCTTGCCGCGGGTATAAGCGTCGGTCTCCTTGCAGTCATCGGCTTCGGCACTCTGGCGGGCCAGGTACTACCCTTCGTGATTAACCCACTCACCACCCTCGCCCCGGCCATCGTCCTGGCCATTATGGGCATTGCGGGGGCAGTATTTGCGCTGCGCTCCGTAACCAAAGCAGACCCCCTCACCGCACTCGGGAGCAATCGATGA
- a CDS encoding biotin transporter BioY, whose translation MNRLTSQTGRRLDATDLARIAVFVATIAVLGLPGSFTVVGSVPITAQTLGVMLAGAILGPRLGALSITVLLALVAVGLPLLAGGRGGLGVFVGPSAGYLVGWILGALVVGLIVHAAGRKPVLWRTVLGMFVGGVLVIYAIGIPVQSAMTRLPLVETALTSLVFIPGDLMKAALATAIVMTLVRAYPRAFRRVWRNPAGSVPASQSTVRVS comes from the coding sequence ATGAACCGCTTGACCAGTCAAACCGGACGCAGGCTTGATGCCACGGATCTCGCGCGTATTGCGGTTTTTGTCGCCACTATTGCCGTGCTGGGACTCCCGGGGAGCTTCACTGTTGTGGGCTCCGTGCCCATCACAGCCCAGACGCTGGGGGTGATGTTGGCGGGAGCGATCCTTGGCCCCCGACTGGGAGCCCTCTCGATAACCGTTTTGCTCGCGCTTGTTGCGGTTGGCCTGCCGCTGCTTGCCGGTGGGCGCGGAGGCCTAGGCGTTTTTGTGGGACCCTCGGCAGGGTATCTGGTGGGTTGGATTCTTGGTGCTTTGGTTGTCGGTCTTATTGTGCACGCAGCGGGGCGCAAACCGGTTTTGTGGCGCACCGTTTTGGGTATGTTTGTTGGCGGAGTCCTGGTGATTTATGCGATTGGAATCCCCGTGCAGAGTGCAATGACGAGGCTTCCGCTGGTTGAGACGGCTCTGACAAGCCTTGTTTTTATCCCCGGTGATCTGATGAAGGCTGCCCTGGCGACCGCGATTGTTATGACACTCGTGCGGGCCTACCCGCGCGCATTTCGGCGAGTATGGAGGAATCCGGCGGGGTCGGTTCCCGCGTCGCAGAGCACGGTGAGGGTCTCGTGA